From the Lathyrus oleraceus cultivar Zhongwan6 chromosome 4, CAAS_Psat_ZW6_1.0, whole genome shotgun sequence genome, one window contains:
- the LOC127076411 gene encoding uncharacterized protein LOC127076411 has product MISPVRDRVLYYVNLYAFRISFGKVRIPHLFTELLGGKKKTDRPGEESCRIAAVSDAKMVKPSRSLLRPPLTATVNKTQRRRTISASDDEDGGFVDDANFVNPVK; this is encoded by the exons ATGATAAGCCCAGTTAGAGATAGGGTACTCTACTATGTGAATCTGTACGCATTCAGAATTTCCTTTGGTAAAGTTAGAATTCCTCACCTGTTCACTGAGTTGCTAGGAGGAAAAAAAAAAACAGATCGGCCGGGAGAAGAATCTTGTCGTATCGCCGCCGTCAGTGATGCCAAGATGGTGAAACCGTCGCGCTCTCTGCTCCGACCTCCTCTAACCGCAACGGTAAACAAAACTCAGCGCCGACGCACTATCTCAGCAAGCGACGACGAGGATGGCGGCTTCGTCGATGACGCCAACTTCGTGAATCCG GTGAAGTGA